AACCTCAGTTCTTCGTGCTTCAGCTCAAGTCCCTTTTGTCTTGTCCCTCCTGAAGGACAGCAGAAGACATCATTCCCCGTGCACCCTCTCTTGGGGAAACGCTCTCCGTCACACAGGTGCTCCCTGGCACGTGTGTTTGCACCTTGTCACTTGAACACTCCAAGGGTTCTGCCCCTCTCTGCCCCCAACTCCCCAAAGCCAGTGCCGCAGGCCGGCCAACAAGGGACGATTCTAAGTGGGAGGTCCTTTCCCTACGACCTCCGCAGCCCCGCGCGGGGGCTGGGGTTTCTCAGGGTTGGGGACCAGCGAGCTGGGCGCGGGGCTGTTGGGGGGAAAAGGGTGCGGCTCGGCAGAGGAGGAAGCGGCCTTCAGACCCAAGACCCAGGCAGCGGGTgaggggggtgggaagaggggctggGAAGTGGAAGCGGGAACTTGCCGGTGGCCACGCTCTCTCTCCCGGCCCTCGCTcgcccctcccccatttcctctCCGGGAGGAGGGGCCACGGCGGCGTGGGGGCGTGGCAACGAGTCAGCCCCgcctcctgcttcccctcccctccacccgcAGGATTCGAGCACGCAGCTGTCTCGGACCGGGACCCTGTCTCGAAAGAGCATCAAGGCGCCTGCCGCACCCGCCTCCGCCACCCTCGGGTGAGGCCTCGCCGCGATCCTAACCTGCCCCGCCCAAGTCCACAAACTCGACTCCCCCACCCTCGCTTCAAGCCGGGCGCCAAACTTCCTCctgccagctgccagctgccagctaCCACCTCCTCCCCGTCCCGACCCCCTGCCTGCCAGCAGCCTTCCCTCTTGCTGAcacccttcccctccacccctaGGAGAGCGCCCCGGATCCCCGAGCCGGTGCAGCCCCCCGTGGTGCCCAACGGCAAGCTCTCCGCCgcctcctctgcttcctccctggTCTCGGCCGGGTGAGCTCACGAGCCCAAAAAATAGgatggctggggcggggggcggggggcggtgagAGGCCACAGGAGAACAAGGGCGGGGCTTACAATTAAAGGGGCGTGGCCAGTTGATGCCGAGTTAGGGAGGGCGTCCCCCAGTCTAGCCTAAGCCCCCCCCTTTCTCTGGTCTTCAGCAGCGCTGAAGGGGTCGGTGGTGTCTCCGCGATGAAGGGGCAAgcagcacccccgccccctccacctGCTGCCTCCGACGTCTTCCTGCTGCCCCCTCCACTGGAGGAACTGTCCCTGCCCCCGCCAGGTAAGGAGCTCCGCCCTCTCCTCCTAGCTCAACTTTGGGGTCGTTGCCTCACCCCAAcacttctccccaccccttggATCCAGCTGGGCCTCTCCGTGGATGCTTTGTAACAGGCGTAAGGGGAAGGGGAAGCGAACGTAGTTGAGCGCACCTGCTTTATACCAGGCCCCCGGGGGCGAAGCGTCTCACCCACCTTCCCACTTAAACTTAACCCTAAGAGAATCTCCACACTCCCATTTAAGAGAAGCTGAGCCTGAGAGTTAAATTGACTTGCCCCAGGCTCACCAAGCTAAGTGGCAGAGTCTGCTCACCCTACACGATTCGATTCACCGTTACTCAGTGTTTACTAAGCACCTCCTACCTGCTAGGCATtgtgggaggagcaggaggaacgTGGGCAAGAGGCAGATTACCTAAAACGAGTAGatccttggagttctcttgtggcacagtggatcgAGGCTCCAGCCGTGTCAATGCGGCGGTTTGGGTcgaagccctggcctgggagcttccatatgccacaggcttggccaaaaaataaCATGGGTAAACCCTGGAGCCCTGCTCTTTGAGCAGTGACGTTCAAAGAGTGGCAGGTTGCCTGTCACATTGGCAGcctttctgcttttccctctcagccccagagctgcccctacccctggacctgccccctcctccacccctggaTGTAGACGACTTGGGGcttccacctccacccccaccaggcTTTGGGCCAGAAGAGCCTAGCTGGATCCCTGATGCATACTTGGAGAAAGGTACTTGACTCTTGAGGCGGGAAAGGGCACCAGATCCTGGGTTcagggctccccccccccccccccgccgcaacTCTTCCATCGCAGAGtcatcctcccctcccttctgcaAAGGTGGtctgcaccccaccccctgcaaagGAAGCAGCTGGCCTCATTGATTATTAGCTCAGCTGGggaggaatggggggggggggctttggaAAAGGCATCTCCTGCCCCACTCCCTGCAGCCTTCTCCCCTAGTTGCTCCCTAGAGTCTAGCATGCAGGGCGCCAGCATCCCCATGGTTGCAGGAAGCACATCTCATGGCACCCTCCCCTCCCGCCCTGCAGTGGTAACGCTGTACCCATACACCGGCCAGAAGGACAACGAACTCTCCTTCTCTGAGGGCACCGTTATCTGCATCACCCGCCGCTACTCTGATGGCTGGTGTGAGGGCATCAGCTCCGAGGGTTCTGGATTCTTCCCTGGGAACTATGTGGAGCCCAGCTGCTGACAGCCAGGGATCTCTGGGATGCTGACCCAGGCACTGCCAGGAGCCCCATGCCAGAGCCAGCTCTCGTGAAGCCTGGACTAGACCTGCACACCTCCTGGGGCCGTGAGCTGTGactgccccttccccaccaccccGCTGCAGTGGGAAGGATCTGGGGAGAGGAAGTACACAGAGCTCTACTGCAGGCAGGAAAAGAACTGGAAGCCAAGGAGCTTGGTGATCTTATCCACGGAGGATGCTTAATGCCGGGCAGGACAGGGTCTCCAGTTGCAAGTGCCACCTTTGAATAAAACGCGTGATGATCTCCTGGTGATTGCCCTGAAGGGCTGAGGGGACAGAGGGAAGAGGGGTTGAATGGCTCTCCAGTTCTAAGACCTCCACTAATTGCTGAGCTCCTCTGCCTGCCCCGAGCAGTGGgttatctccccccccccccgggggggtgTCTCAGTGAGCCCCCTGCATTAGAGGCTCTGCCACGATGGGCTGCACCGTTCTTTTGCCTGCTGCTTGGGTTATGTGTTCAGTCTTGGCGGCGCGAGAGATCTCAGTCACCTCTGCCCCTTCACCACCTCCTTTATAGCTCTGAACCACCACAAGAGGGTAGAAGGGCTTGGGTTTCGCTGGCTCTGCTTTAAAACATCATGGCTTCCTGGTTCATACGGGAGGAGCGGGGCACAGAGGGCCCAGCCGGCCCG
The Phacochoerus africanus isolate WHEZ1 chromosome 14, ROS_Pafr_v1, whole genome shotgun sequence DNA segment above includes these coding regions:
- the ABI3 gene encoding ABI gene family member 3, with amino-acid sequence MAELQQLQEFEIPTAREALRGNHSALLRVADYCEDNYVQATDKRKALEETMAFATQALASVAYQVGNLAGNTLRMLDLQAAALRQVEARVSTLGLMVNMHMEKVARREIGTLATVQRLPPSQKIIAPESLPPLTPYYRKPLNFGCLDDIGHGIKDSSTQLSRTGTLSRKSIKAPAAPASATLGRAPRIPEPVQPPVVPNGKLSAASSASSLVSAGSAEGVGGVSAMKGQAAPPPPPPAASDVFLLPPPLEELSLPPPAPELPLPLDLPPPPPLDVDDLGLPPPPPPGFGPEEPSWIPDAYLEKVVTLYPYTGQKDNELSFSEGTVICITRRYSDGWCEGISSEGSGFFPGNYVEPSC